A region of Myxococcus stipitatus DSM 14675 DNA encodes the following proteins:
- a CDS encoding HAD family hydrolase: MGAMRPTVLLFDIDGTLITTGGAGRRAMDLAFEQLHGRRDACNSFHMSGMTDRAIVRKALRVIGVEDSEAAIDAGIAAYLAHLTDEVRKVDEQRYIVFPGIREAVIEARKREGFAVGLGTGNIRAGARVKLERVAIHDQFSFGGFGCDHENRVELIRRGAEAGAATLGVPREECRVVIIGDTPMDVAAALGIGAECIGVGTGTYKAEALLEAGAHAAFPDFTHPEALPTLLGGR, translated from the coding sequence ATGGGGGCCATGCGCCCCACGGTCCTCCTGTTCGATATCGACGGCACCCTCATCACCACCGGCGGCGCGGGCCGCCGCGCCATGGACCTGGCCTTCGAGCAGCTCCACGGACGCCGCGACGCCTGCAACTCCTTCCACATGTCCGGCATGACGGACCGGGCCATCGTCCGTAAGGCCCTCCGCGTCATCGGCGTCGAGGACTCGGAAGCGGCCATCGACGCGGGCATCGCCGCCTATCTCGCCCACCTCACGGATGAGGTCCGCAAGGTCGACGAGCAGCGCTACATCGTCTTCCCCGGCATTCGCGAGGCCGTCATCGAGGCACGCAAACGCGAAGGCTTCGCCGTGGGTCTGGGCACCGGCAACATCCGCGCGGGAGCTCGAGTGAAGCTCGAGCGCGTGGCCATCCATGACCAGTTCTCCTTCGGAGGCTTCGGCTGCGACCACGAGAACCGCGTGGAGCTGATTCGCCGAGGCGCCGAGGCTGGCGCGGCGACACTGGGAGTCCCTCGCGAGGAGTGCCGCGTGGTCATCATCGGCGACACGCCCATGGATGTCGCCGCGGCCCTGGGCATTGGCGCGGAGTGCATCGGCGTGGGCACCGGTACCTACAAGGCCGAGGCCCTGCTGGAAGCCGGCGCACATGCGGCGTTCCCGGACTTCACGCACCCCGAGGCCCTTCCGACCTTGCTCGGCGGACGCTGA
- a CDS encoding HEAT repeat domain-containing protein, producing MGVEAIGLLAARLADREDPVREAVALTLGRLGGQQARQVLEERLPVEERPLVREALQRGLTLAEP from the coding sequence ATGGGGGTCGAGGCCATTGGACTCCTCGCCGCCCGGCTCGCGGACCGTGAGGACCCGGTGCGCGAAGCCGTGGCCCTGACGCTCGGGCGACTGGGAGGACAGCAGGCTCGACAGGTCCTCGAGGAGCGACTCCCCGTGGAGGAACGCCCCCTCGTGCGCGAGGCCCTCCAACGGGGGCTCACCCTCGCCGAGCCTTGA
- the cglB gene encoding adventurous gliding motility lipoprotein CglB — MRAKLPLLSALVLGALSGVVATGCQSYDFEPVEPLAIAQTTVEETITALASKPNVMMLVDVSGSMTLPVNPSLPSCKVSDGAGGTTNCGGELPCPTATCPTRWTELQAAVPGFLTKTGQYVRFGLTTYPESKSDLGAEACNASTSLSIRKDLPTAEDDSSLRAHANSITELIQGIPNAGTGRPLGGTPTSGSLRFLGNQPSMQDEDRKRFVILLTDGLPNCNASNEYSGKENPLQCKCTIAGSLCTTSATYERRGCLDTNASVAAVSELKAKGVTTIVIGFGAETASGDGPAVLQAMAAAGGFARSCTDDPTACGPSDTCNRVTGLCGRSFYQAANQAELSAALELISKDFINPEPCLIRLKGPQLPSDPKLIVVYVEGERTVASDATWELTPDGVRFNGATCDRIKNSRPEAPVNIEIRAIRLR; from the coding sequence ATGCGCGCCAAGTTGCCCCTCCTGAGCGCTCTTGTTCTCGGCGCCCTCTCGGGTGTCGTCGCCACGGGTTGTCAGTCCTACGACTTCGAACCGGTGGAGCCGCTCGCCATCGCGCAGACAACCGTCGAGGAGACCATCACCGCCCTCGCGAGCAAGCCCAACGTCATGATGTTGGTGGACGTCTCGGGCTCGATGACCCTCCCCGTGAACCCCTCGCTTCCGTCGTGCAAGGTTTCGGATGGGGCTGGCGGGACGACGAATTGTGGTGGTGAGCTGCCGTGCCCCACGGCGACGTGCCCCACGCGCTGGACGGAGCTTCAGGCCGCGGTCCCCGGGTTCCTCACGAAGACGGGCCAGTACGTCCGTTTTGGCCTCACGACGTATCCCGAGTCGAAGAGCGATTTGGGCGCCGAGGCCTGCAACGCCTCCACGTCGCTGTCGATTCGAAAGGACCTGCCGACGGCGGAGGATGACTCCTCGCTGCGGGCTCACGCCAACAGCATCACCGAGCTCATCCAGGGCATCCCCAACGCGGGCACCGGGCGTCCGCTGGGTGGCACCCCGACGAGCGGCAGTCTCCGGTTCTTGGGGAACCAGCCGAGCATGCAGGACGAGGACCGCAAGCGGTTCGTCATCCTCCTGACCGACGGTCTGCCCAACTGCAATGCGAGCAACGAGTACTCCGGCAAGGAGAACCCCCTTCAGTGCAAGTGCACCATCGCGGGGAGCCTCTGCACGACGAGCGCCACCTACGAGCGCCGAGGCTGCCTCGACACGAACGCCTCCGTGGCGGCGGTGAGCGAACTGAAGGCCAAGGGCGTCACGACCATCGTCATCGGCTTTGGCGCGGAGACGGCGTCGGGGGATGGCCCGGCGGTGCTCCAGGCGATGGCGGCGGCGGGTGGCTTTGCTCGCTCGTGCACGGATGACCCGACGGCCTGTGGCCCCAGCGATACCTGCAACAGGGTGACGGGCCTCTGCGGCCGCAGCTTCTATCAGGCGGCCAACCAGGCGGAGCTCTCCGCCGCGCTGGAGCTCATCAGCAAGGACTTCATCAACCCGGAGCCGTGCCTGATTCGCCTGAAGGGGCCGCAGCTTCCGTCGGACCCCAAGCTCATCGTCGTGTACGTCGAGGGTGAGCGCACGGTGGCCAGTGATGCGACCTGGGAGCTGACGCCGGACGGCGTGCGCTTCAATGGCGCGACCTGCGACCGGATCAAGAACTCGCGCCCCGAAGCGCCGGTCAATATCGAGATTCGCGCCATCCGGCTGCGCTAG
- a CDS encoding ATP-grasp domain-containing protein, translated as MKVTLLSRSASIPSTRRLVEAGRARGHRMRVLNPLRVQMHLDGSGRATLYYDRKKLAPTDVVLPRIAQSISTYGLAVVNQFVLSGVPLVNHAQAIAQSRSKMRSLQLLSAHGIAIPATVMARDAAHLKEMVGLVGGVPVLVKLLQGQEKHGVMVCESLQSLEAALEAVLGLGHNLVMQEYVKSTSQDVRVLVVGGKAVAAVRRRPRPGRLAHTLIKGARLEAMELSPGQRATAEKATRLVGLEVAAVDLLDVEGHSKVFEVNSSPALPEMEAATGLDLATPIILRAEELVAGAEPVSIPDLIPPQPLPDAILPPSPAPRGKRASRTSNRGPGGT; from the coding sequence ATGAAAGTCACGCTCCTCTCGCGCTCCGCTTCCATTCCGTCCACTCGACGCCTTGTCGAGGCGGGGCGTGCTCGAGGTCACCGGATGCGGGTGCTCAACCCGCTCCGAGTGCAGATGCACCTGGATGGGAGTGGGCGCGCGACGCTCTACTACGACCGCAAGAAGCTGGCGCCCACCGACGTGGTGTTGCCGCGGATTGCGCAGTCCATCAGCACCTACGGCCTGGCGGTGGTGAACCAGTTCGTGCTGAGCGGGGTTCCGCTCGTCAACCACGCCCAGGCCATTGCCCAGTCGCGCAGCAAGATGCGCTCGCTGCAGTTGTTGTCGGCCCATGGCATCGCCATCCCCGCGACGGTGATGGCGCGGGATGCCGCACACCTCAAGGAGATGGTGGGCCTGGTGGGCGGGGTGCCCGTGCTGGTGAAGCTCCTCCAGGGGCAGGAGAAGCATGGGGTGATGGTGTGTGAGAGCCTCCAGTCACTGGAGGCCGCGCTCGAGGCGGTCCTGGGCCTGGGCCACAACCTCGTGATGCAGGAGTACGTGAAGAGCACGAGCCAGGACGTGCGGGTGCTCGTCGTGGGAGGCAAGGCGGTGGCCGCGGTGCGCCGCCGACCGAGGCCCGGAAGGCTTGCTCACACGCTCATCAAGGGCGCGCGCCTGGAGGCGATGGAGCTGTCGCCCGGCCAGCGAGCCACCGCGGAGAAGGCCACGCGACTGGTGGGACTGGAAGTGGCGGCGGTGGACCTGCTGGACGTGGAGGGGCACTCGAAGGTCTTCGAGGTGAATAGCTCCCCCGCGTTGCCGGAGATGGAGGCCGCGACGGGCCTGGACCTGGCCACCCCCATCATCCTTCGGGCCGAGGAACTCGTGGCGGGAGCGGAGCCCGTGTCGATTCCGGACCTCATTCCCCCTCAGCCTCTTCCCGACGCCATCCTGCCGCCGTCCCCCGCGCCTCGTGGAAAGCGTGCGAGCCGCACGTCCAACCGAGGGCCTGGGGGGACATGA